In the genome of Leishmania panamensis strain MHOM/PA/94/PSC-1 chromosome 17 sequence, one region contains:
- a CDS encoding amidase, putative (TriTrypDB/GeneDB-style sysID: LpmP.17.0970), with amino-acid sequence MSSSISSATLNFSRDSARRMVRQLHNHVAEQRQAVMECRSRAEAMSASSITRDRRVDKAEQPSLLCFAKVASEKDVQQNFIPDMPLSGISVAVSDALDVQEFYPHAGLYTPMSSHAARAEFPLIPWLRCQGAQFVGKLSCCTPFGLSEGTVFGPEKPASVAVTENACDYVISCSLNGPPSVLCAVHHDMVGFKPTSQTFGTFTEQFELTIPSMTVGLSARRMDDLMYLWQLYTASIDPEEYLESSAKQTQSSTSPTLGSTGASSLPSAPTDRDASSPPVTTGELKDGHSVASAAGDASPFHAPSTTVTPHGGGPSHQQASDPAARLVQSISRWWSGQTAPEVKHPDDMPKCPRPEIPDHNPHNYTVRDRYGRIADIDVGWSDYNAVAAMADDFNQPSRPGFLRRLFTGSQEYERPQVELAVGYPAEWIDQYCRGKYTSSAEFHQRLTDAVRMHSALHYNQKLEIVPLAFDFSLEDVMEAVTIISHYQLARAFERVLAPATASAQGNEDAKSGEDNEQSGKNDDNSTVFSPEKEQQLSVVPDMESIKLSGHNAPATNWQNMFEGLPGVRGELPASLIDSIQAGQKLSIRDYHHALRVRDDVVRSTEEQFIDVDCFITPLLSDPYTSGDVRSVRPTLSFQLAGNPILSVQVDPQTPVALVGELGRDAALMEDAFCFLQFVRGASPLQSRQ; translated from the coding sequence ATGAGCTCGAGCATTTCTTCCGCGACTCTGAATTTCTCACGCGACAGCGCGCGCCGCATGGTGCGTCAGTTGCACAACCACGTGGCGGAACAGCGGCAGGCTGTCATGGAGTGCCGCAGCCGTGCCGAGGCCATGTCCGCCAGCAGCATCACGCGCGACCGTCGTGTCGACAAGGCGGAACAGCCATCACTATTGTGCTTTGCTAAGGTGGCGTCGGAGAAGGATGTGCAGCAGAACTTCATTCCAGATATGCCGCTCAGCGGCATTTCCGTTGCTGTCTCAGACGCGCTAGACGTTCAGGAGTTTTACCCCCACGCCGGGCTTTACACACCGATGTCCAGTCACGCCGCACGCGCAGAGTTCCCGCTGATCCCCTGGCTACGCTGCCAGGGTGCACAGTTCGTCGGCAAGCTGAGCTGTTGCACCCCCTTTGGACTGAGCGAGGGCACTGTCTTTGGCCCTGAGAAGCCGGCGTCTGTCGCTGTTACGGAGAACGCGTGCGACTATGTCATCAGCTGCTCGCTGAACGGGCCTCCCTCGGTGTTATGCGCTGTGCATCACGACATGGTCGGCTTCAAGCCCACCTCACAGACATTCGGCACATTCACAGAGCAGTTTGAGCTGACAATACCGTCCATGACGGTCGGACTGTCGGCGCGTCGTATGGATGATTTGATGTACCTCTGGCAGCTCTACACCGCCTCGATTGACCCCGAGGAGTACTTGGAGTCCTCAGCGAAGCAGACGCAGTCTAGCACCTCCCCTACTCTGGGGAGCACAGGCGCTTCTTCACTACCCTCTGCGCCGACGGACAGGGACGCATCGTCGCCCCCGGTCACTACTGGCGAGCTCAAGGACGGACACAGCGTTGCAAGCGCCGCTGGGGATGCGTCGCCATTCCACGCCCCGAGCACTACCGTGACGCCTCATGGTGGTGGCCCCAGTCACCAGCAGGCCTCCgatccagcagcgcgtctAGTGCAGTCCATcagcaggtggtggagcggcCAGACAGCGCCGGAGGTGAAGCACCCGGATGACATGCCAAAGTGCCCTCGTCCTGAAATCCCCGACCACAACCCGCACAACTACACGGTGCGCGACCGCTACGGCCGCATCGCTGACATCGACGTTGGCTGGAGTGATTACAACGCCGTGGCAGCCATGGCGGACGACTTCAATCAACCATCGCGGCCAGGTTTTCTTCGGCGGCTCTTCACCGGGTCCCAGGAATACGAGAGGCCGCAGGTTGAGCTCGCTGTTGGTTACCCAGCCGAGTGGATTGACCAGTACTGTAGAGGCAAGTATACGTCGTCGGCGGAGTTCCACCAGCGCCTCACGGACGCCGTGCGCATGCACAGCGCACTGCACTACAATCAAAAGCTCGAGATTGTGCCGCTGGCCTTCGACTTCTCCCTGGAGGATGTGATGGAGGCGGTGACGATCATCTCACATTATCAACTTGCCAGAGCGTTCGAGCGAGTACTTgcgccggcgacggcgtcTGCCCAAGGCAACGAGGACGCGAAGAGCGGTGAGGATAATGAGCAGAGTGGCAAGAACGATGACAACTCAACCGTGTTCTCcccagagaaggagcagcagctctctgTTGTGCCTGACATGGAGTCGATCAAGCTTAGCGGTCACAACGCTCCGGCAACAAACTGGCAGAACATGTTCGAGGGACTACCTGGTGTCCGAGGGGAGTTGCCAGCGTCTCTAATAGATTCCATTCAGGCTGGCCAGAAGCTTTCCATCCGCGACTACCATCACGCTTTGCGCGTCCGCGATGACGTAGTGCGTTCCACCGAAGAGCAGTTCATAGATGTGGACTGCTTTATtacaccgctgctgtctgACCCATATACGAGCGGAGACGTGCGCAGCGTGCGGCCCACGTTATCGTTTCAGCTTGCCGGCAACCCCATTCTCTCTGTACAGGTGGACCCGCAGACGCCCGTGGCGCTGGTCGGCGAACTCGGTCGTGATGCCGCGCTCATGGAGGATGCGTTTTGCTTCCTACAGTTTGTACGTGGTGCATCCCCGTTGCAGTCCCGCCAGTGA
- a CDS encoding hydrolase, alpha/beta fold family-like protein (TriTrypDB/GeneDB-style sysID: LpmP.17.0980), producing MTATLTAELDAAAGLPKELHGKAQPLPLDKFARVGKCASTGKEITLCYRTLGNPDNPCLLLVMGLGGTLLNWKNEFVQRLLQAGFFVVQYDNRDTGLSTHLDGYTIPAIARMILPAWASIGEGIPPYTLYDMGRDAWGLLTALGIQSVHVLGTSMGGMIAQCMALQHPERVKSLTIFYTHSSGPHVKPQTWQMSFAMMEKPSGPSFEEQVNFMVHINSLFRGDYPHDEQEARSIAAANLTRCPVDNDGVMRQIWAVRRAESRENDLRRLKGVPTLIVHGMKDTMIPFENGVQLARLIRESRLVAFAHMGHSIPRELYRDIVEEIKLQKALGEEAKAQTERSSSGTGATDSITPTEDTVEG from the coding sequence ATGACAGCCACCCTAACCGCGGAACTtgacgcggcggcgggcCTGCCGAAGGAGTTACACGGGAAAGCtcaacccctccccctcgatAAGTTCGCGAGAGTGGGGAAGTGCGCTAGCACGGGGAAGGAGATCACTCTCTGCTACAGAACTCTCGGTAACCCTGATAACCCATGCCTGCTGCTCGTCATGGGCCTCGGCGGCACATTACTCAACTGGAAGAATGAGTTTGTGCAGCGACTTCTCCAGGCAGGTTTCTTTGTGGTTCAGTACGACAACCGCGACACGGGCTTGTCGACCCACCTTGACGGCTACACGATCCCGGCCATTGCCCGCATGATACTCCCGGCCTGGGCCTCCATCGGTGAAGGTATACCTCCCTACACGCTGTACGATATGGGGAGAGATGCATGGGGTTTGCTGACGGCACTCGGGATCCAGAGTGTGCACGTCCTTGGCACTTCCATGGGTGGCATGATTGCGCAATGTATGGCTCTACAACACCCTGAGCGGGTGAAGAGCCTCACTATTTTTTAtacgcacagcagcggcccgCATGTGAAGCCGCAGACATGGCAAATGTCGTTTGCGATGATGGAGAAGCCTTCCGGGCCGTCCTTTGAGGAGCAAGTGAACTTCATGGTTCACATAAACTCCCTTTTCAGGGGCGACTACCCGCACGACGAGCAAGAGGCTCGCTCGATCGCCGCGGCTAACCTCACCCGATGTCCCGTCGACAATGACGGGGTTATGCGGCAGATATGGGCGGTGCGGCGTGCAGAGAGTCGTGAGAACGACCTTCGCCGGTTGAAAGGCGTCCCGACGCTCATCGTGCACGGCATGAAGGACACGATGATTCCTTTCGAGAACGGTGTGCAGCTGGCTCGCCTGATCCGAGAGTCAAGGCTTGTCGCCTTTGCACATATGGGGCATTCTATCCCGAGGGAACTCTACAGGGATATTGTAGAGGAAATAaagctgcagaaggcgctCGGTGAAGAGGCGAAAGCTCAGACGGAGAGGTCGTCATCTGGTACGGGCGCGACGGATTCCATTACGCCAACCGAAGACACGGTTGAGGGATGA
- a CDS encoding glycosyltransferase GlcNAc-like protein (TriTrypDB/GeneDB-style sysID: LpmP.17.0990) encodes MRDYSQVPSVLKRPLRMPRRRLSVRRRQAILAVIAILCLCVLSFMYFLSTSPVNEHRKFSDIPSKPWFTAEENATRFAQVVQGRTPGTTWRDATFNMILSLSKSGDTVYMTPTNYTRYRRTTDGNPGDFRKWESIYRPGDRYHVPAWATPADRATLHHASIFVSLASFRDHECALTLRNLFDMSASPHRLYVGVSEERRSSDASCLSRLGMDDLESGETRRVLYGAEAPASLGVEVRTLTWADVLAPRRLLDVDAVLSTPAVSAEGIGVEPDGVFVHPAHAAERVLCVAGELETARDTLLTGEEDAKSAIAGQSVFRKGRGGPQQQPSRALAGCRVTTRVTDASHARGPTFGRYITSLFFFNQDYFMVVDSHTRFSVDWDMKLITRVFQLPTRGVLSNYPNGYREGHDREEFEKTDVMFMCTAQVLSNGMPKLGARWMPLSPRPVLQGFAAAGFMFGDAQFTLDTPFDPFLPYMFDGEEVLYSARMWTAGWDLYGPGQPDVFHHYSRPNTPKYFGIMTPKEAARRLLSEKRTLYLLRRAQPWIEELVHRGYVSPNGQSTLKPLPSAPPPETRLIVTDEVASATREINVWSKYYGMGAERSVSSYWQHTELSDEFVKTKDNENRWMGGIGLCEKGAALM; translated from the coding sequence ATGCGGGACTACAGCCAGGTGCCAAGCGTGCTCAAGCGACCTCTGCGCATGCCGCGGCGTCGCCTCAGCGTGCGTCGACGACAGGCTATTTTAGCTGTCATCGCCattctgtgcctgtgtgtactTTCATTTATGTATTTTCTCTCGACATCGCCGGTAAACGAGCACAGAAAGTTCTCTGATATACCATCCAAGCCATGGTTTACCGCAGAGGAGAACGCAACGCGTTTTGCACAAGTCGTACAGGGCCGCACCCCTGGGACAACATGGCGGGATGCTACCTTCAACATGATTCTTTCCCTCTCAAAGTCTGGCGACACCGTGTACATGACACCCACCAACTATACTCGCTATCGGCGCACCACTGATGGCAACCCTGGTGACTTCCGCAAGTGGGAATCCATCTACCGGCCTGGCGACAGGTACCACGTCCCTGCCTGGGCCACACCGGCGGACCGTGCCACGCTGCACCACGCGTCCATCTTCGTTTCACTAGCCTCGTTTCGCGACCATGAGTGCGCGCTGACGCTGCGCAACCTGTTCGATATGTCTGCttcgccgcaccgcctctaCGTTGGCGTGAGTGAGGAGCGCCGCTCATCGGATGCAAGCTGCCTCTCGAGACTTGGCATGGACGACCTGGAGAGTGGCGAGACGCGGCGTGTGCTGTACGGCGCGGAGGCACCGGCCTCACTTGGTGTAGAGGTGCGTACACTGACGTGGGCGGACGTGCtcgcgccgcggcggctgctgGACGTGGATGCGGTGCTGAGCACGCCCGCCGTTAGTGCTGAAGGGATTGGCGTGGAGCCCGATGGGGTGTTTGTGCATCCGGCGCACGCTGCAGAGCGCGTGTTGTGCGTTGCCGGTGAGTTGGAGACGGCGCGCGATACGCTACTAacgggggaggaggatgcgAAGAGCGCCATCGCTGGCCAGTCTGTTTTTCGGAAAGGACGTGGGgggccacagcagcagccgtcgcgCGCGCTGGCTGGGTGCCGTGTGACGACGCGCGTGACGGATGCTTCACACGCTCGAGGACCGACGTTTGGGCGCTACATCACGagtctcttcttcttcaacCAGGACTACTTCATGGTGGTGGACAGTCACACACGGTTTTCTGTGGACTGGGACATGAAGCTGATAACGCGCGTGTTCCAGCTGCCGACGCGCGGTGTGCTGTCGAACTACCCGAACGGGTACCGCGAGGGGCATGACCGTGAGGAATTCGAGAAGACGGACGTTATGTTCATGTGCACAGCGCAGGTGCTCAGCAACGGGATGCCGAAGCTTGGTGCGCGGTGgatgcctctctcgccgcgCCCAGTCCTGCAGGGCTTTGCCGCTGCGGGCTTCATGTTTGGTGATGCGCAGTTCACGCTGGATACGCCGTTCGACCCGTTCCTGCCGTACATGTTCGAcggtgaggaggtgctgtACTCTGCGCGGATGTGGACTGCCGGGTGGGACCTGTATGGGCCCGGGCAACCAGACGTGTTTCACCACTACTCACGGCCGAATACGCCGAAGTACTTTGGGATCATGACGCCAAAGGAGGCTGCGCGGCGTTTGCTATCAGAGAAACGGACGCTATACCTGCTACGGCGCGCACAACCGTGGATCGAGGAGCTTGTGCATCGCGGCTACGTGAGCCCTAACGGGCAGTCGACGCTgaagccgctgccgtcggctCCACCACCGGAGACGCGGCTGATCGTGACCGATGAAGTCGCTTCCGCGACTCGCGAGATCAACGTGTGGTCGAAATACTACGGGATGGGTGCAGAACGGTCGGTGTCTTCGTATTGGCAGCACACGGAGCTGTCGGATGAATTTGTAAAGACGAAGGACAACGAGAACCGGTGGATGGGCGGTATTGGGTTGTGCGAAAAGGGCGCGGCCTTGATGTAA
- a CDS encoding hypothetical protein (TriTrypDB/GeneDB-style sysID: LpmP.17.1000), producing the protein MYGGYYVMGPGMHQGVGYGGGPMMQQQYHHPQQQQYGQQQPLPHAQVPLYSAGRGVLPGHPSPGFVGGRSGSIASGVNPSQLNHNPSFMMMRNQSNFGQPNPMMQRMGSFHSMGSIGVIPRFGSFGGQGGGGNQPQRHGSFSSVGTGAGSLHRVNSGMNFDYSAGSQVSSGGPLMRNNSYGSIHQGGGSFFGGGTAPNVGDRPPQQLSRQSSALSCYSYGSFRQPSFMQGSVRTGATGVGPDMSLNSINGMFKHPDSGSGRAGGPSTAAATCGDIGAKGAAGVPPGPPTSGLVRQDSAKSLQRKYSIAGQFCNYVSSNNGGGGGGPLAASSQLQQRLSQVVPGGGPHMGGGGGGGMVALNGLTATVEHHGGPGVMGRQWQHQVMMQQQGPVKATGDGIGGAAAWDAPPSKVTSANAMVAEGQPQVLGRKNSVPNLTRKNSEKRVGMYFKNKAAEQDGVQYKKDGDPGTSGKSNACARDPSLTNALKVSILLDTSGGRSPMIEVDGHTLRADKPGAEEVQKYDMHDVMYVNRRTDIQLSSDSLEEMRDTFVYGCNVGMIMADAGFPAARPTEWFTWLALRSVVKGAFGKLASTQFEFTMSMCLLQDDQVLDLLADPPHRFVILTVAESPLFGNVANGMVYVCAENAGEFNDVLDAALCRAQEYCSPSAEEQGIVLCTCVLKQVKTSQSSGKEDVIVSSIFASGVGDGVIHYNRIIDKNPAEPRALFYSVMHRSVHSTALFSCAMHDDEIFSYLATLQRFSKIETRRPKVGSARAFVAYGTNTIPKIREDLGKAKDVRQRTMMQRQLEKLELMVADAEDMLQSPADCVPKTYI; encoded by the coding sequence ATGTACGGTGGTTATTATGTGATGGGCCCTGGTATGCACCAGGGCGTCGGCTACGGCGGCGGCCCTatgatgcagcagcaataCCATcatccacagcagcaacagtatGGCCAGCAGCAACCACTGCCGCATGCGCAGGTACCCTTATACAGCGCTGGGCGAGGTGTCTTACCAGGCCACCCGTCCCCGGGATTTGTCGGTGGCCGCAGCGGGTCGATAGCTAGCGGCGTCAACCCAAGTCAGCTGAACCACAACCCGAGCTTCATGATGATGCGCAACCAGAGCAACTTTGGTCAGCCGAATCCGATGATGCAGCGCATGGGCTCTTTCCACTCGATGGGGTCGATAGGAGTGATCCCTCGCTTTGGCAGCTTTGGCGggcaaggcggcggcggcaaccaACCGCAACGCCACGGGAGCTTCTCTTCGGTCGGTACTGGGGCTGGAAGCCTGCACCGTGTTAACAGCGGCATGAACTTCGACTACTCGGCTGGCTCACAGGTCAGCAGTGGTGGCCCGCTCATGCGTAACAACAGCTACGGCAGCATTCACCAGGGCGGTGGAAGCTTTTTCGGCGGTGGCACGGCCCCGAATGTTGGTGACCGGCCTCCTCAGCAGCTCAGCCGGCAGAGCAGTGCCCTGAGCTGCTACAGCTACGGTAGCTTCCGACAGCCGAGTTTTATGCAGGGTAGCGTTCGCACTGGTGCCACCGGCGTCGGCCCAGATATGTCACTGAACAGCATAAATGGCATGTTCAAGCACCCCGACTCCGGTAGCGGCAGGGCTGGCGGCCCCTCCACGGCTGCCGCTACCTGCGGTGACATCGGGGCGAAgggcgctgcaggcgttCCCCCGGGGCCGCCCACATCGGGCCTTGTTCGCCAGGACAGCGCAAAGTCTCTCCAGCGAAAGTACTCCATAGCAGGGCAGTTCTGTAACTacgtcagcagcaacaacggcggcggtggtggcggcccGCTCGCCGCGTCCTCGcagttgcagcagcgtctctccCAGGTTGTGCCGGGAGGTGGCCCACACatgggcggtggcggtggtggcggcatgGTGGCGCTGAATGGACTCACTGCAACAGTAGAACACCACGGCGGCCCCGGTGTCAtggggcggcagtggcagcatcAAGTGATGATGCAGCAACAGGGACCCGTGAAGGCGACTGGGGACGGCatcggtggtgctgccgcctggGACGCGCCACCGTCAAAGGTGACGTCGGCGAACGCGATGGTGGCGGAGGGCCAGCCGCAGGTGCTGGGGCGTAAGAACAGTGTACCGAACTTGACCCGTAAAAACAGTGAGAAGCGCGTTGGCATGTACTTCAAGAACAAAGCGGCAGAGCAGGACGGCGTGCAGTACAAGAAGGACGGCGACCCGGGCACCTCTGGCAAGAGCAACGCCTGCGCCCGTGACCCGTCGCTGACGAATGCGCTGAAGGTCTCCATCTTGCTTGACACCTCTGGAGGCCGGAGCCCCATGATCGAGGTGGACGGCCACACCCTCCGTGCCGACAAGCCTGGCGCCGAGGAAGTCCAAAAGTACGATATGCACGACGTCATGTACGTCAACCGCCGCACCGACATTCAGCTTTCGAGCGACTCACTAGAGGAGATGCGCGACACCTTTGTGTACGGGTGCAACGTGGGCATGATCATGGCCGATGCTGGCTTCCCCGCTGCGCGGCCGACGGAGTGGTTTACATGGCTGGCGTTGAGGTCCGTGGTGAAGGGCGCGTTTGGCAAGCTGGCTTCTACGCAGTTCGAGTTCACCATGTCGATGTGCCTTCTGCAGGACGACCAGGTGCTGGACCTACTGGCCGATCCACCGCATCGCTTTGTGATATTAACCGTCGCGGAGAGCCCATTGTTCGGCAACGTGGCCAACGGCATGGTGTACGTCTGTGCCGAGAATGCCGGCGAGTTCAACGACGTGCTAGATGCAGCCCTGTGCCGCGCGCAGGAGTACTGTAGCCCCTCGGCCGAGGAGCAGGGGATTGTACTGTGCACATGCGTGCTGAAACAGGTCAAAACCTCACAGTCCTCCGGCAAGGAGGACGTCATCGTCTCCTCTATCTTCGCGAGCGGtgtcggcgacggcgtcatTCATTACAACCGCATCATCGACAAGAATCCGGCTGagccgcgcgcgctcttctacTCCGTCATGCACCGGTCAGTGCACTCCACGGCACTCTTCTCGTGCGCCATGCATGATGATGAAATTTTCAGCTACCttgcgacgctgcagcgctttTCTAAGATCGAGACGCGCCGCCCGAAGGTgggcagcgcgcgcgcctttGTCGCCTACGGCACTAACACGATCCCGAAGATCCGCGAAGACCTCGGCAAGGCCAAGGATGTCCGCCAGCGGACCAtgatgcagcggcagctggagaagctggaGCTGATGGTGGCCGATGCGGAGGACATGCTTCAGTCGCCGGCCGATTGCGTGCCCAAGACGTACATTTAA
- a CDS encoding hydrolase-like protein (TriTrypDB/GeneDB-style sysID: LpmP.17.1010), which translates to MPHLSTPSLLSPPQQATVLRPGDQFADVGRCRSTGCRIRLCYNTFGAVKSPCVLLVMGLASPGLFWDDHLCTLLAHSGPYHVIRFDNRDIGRSTHLDGCKGGEGALSMGSTSYLRYAYALLRPGTRTIREVYTLTDMAADAFGLLDVLGIHFVHLVGSSMGGMIVQSMVLMHPERVLSQTLMSTHSSSPRAQWPTMRDMMSFISLMPKSTSAKYESRIARATSPEERQRLCAERDAERVVVYADSFSKLLEKFSGDQSKYSFDLVAAQRQMTRIFKRSLYVNGGPRQFLAMLNAPCRDDALRQRITSVPVSQDRAEANDDNSSRHKSTSAAATPLYVPTVIIQGDCDPLVPASNARHLASVIPGSHLCVVEGMGHTLIPALRNTYIRIIRDNVRAGEAAAKLRGRKAQLSAAAVGSSSTKQPVTTVSQL; encoded by the coding sequence ATGCCTCATCTTTCTACGCCGTCACTGTTGTCTCCACCTCAGCAGGCCACCGTGCTGCGCCCAGGCGACCAGTTTGCAGACGtgggccgctgccgcagcacgggATGCCGGATTCGACTCTGCTATAACACCTTCGGTGCGGTAAAGAGCCCGTGCGTGCTACTCGTCATGGGCCTCGCTTCCCCAGGACTCTTCTGGGATGATCATCTGTGCACGCTGCTCGCGCACTCCGGCCCGTACCACGTCATCCGCTTCGACAACCGTGACATCGGTCGCAGCACCCACCTTGACGGCTGCAAGGGTGGTGAAGGTGCGTTGTCGATGGGCTCAACCAGTTATCTGCGCTACGCctacgcgctgctgcgtccaGGCACGCGAACAATTCGTGAGGTCTACACACTTACTGATATGGCAGCCGATGCATTTGGCTTGCTCGACGTGTTGGGCATACACTTCGTCCACCTTGTCGGGTCGTCCATGGGCGGCATGATTGTGCAAAGCATGGTGTTGATGCATCCTGAGCGCGTCCTTTCGCAAACACTCATGTCCACCCACTCGAGCTCGCCCCGCGCGCAGTGGCCAACAATGCGTGACATGATGAGCTTTATCTCGCTCATGCCAAAGTCAACGTCGGCCAAGTACGAGAGTCGCATCGCGCGAGCCACGAGCCCAgaggagcgacagcggctgtGCGCGGAGAGGGATGCGGAGCGAGTGGTGGTTTACGCGGACAGCTTTTCCAAGCTGCTAGAAAAATTCTCAGGTGACCAGAGCAAGTATTCATTCGATCTTgtcgcagcgcagcggcagatgaCACGTATCTTCAAGCGCAGCCTCTATGTGAATGGCGGTCCACGCCAGTTTCTGGCGATGCTGAACGCACCGTGCCGCGACGACGCGCTGCGACAGCGCATCACCAGCGTACCAGTATCGCAAGACAGGGCGGAGGCCAACGatgacaacagcagcagacatAAATCGACCTCTGCGGCCGCGACGCCGTTATACGTGCCCACCGTCATCATCCAGGGTGACTGCGACCCGCTCGTGCCTGCCTCTAACGCGCGCCACCTAGCCTCTGTGATACCGGGTAGTCACCTGTGCGTGGTGGAGGGCATGGGCCACACCTTGATCCCCGCCCTGAGGAACACGTACATCCGAATTATACGTGATAACGTGCGCGCTGGCGAAGCTGCCGCGAAGTTGCGAGGACGAAAGGCTCAgctgtctgctgctgctgttggttCGTCCTCCACGAAGCAACCAGTGACGACCGTCTCACAACTTTAA
- a CDS encoding hydrolase-like protein (TriTrypDB/GeneDB-style sysID: LpmP.17.1020) translates to MVESDSRLPPSETAMTSTSPGMVTVRSGKPEDIDLPQDVLDELRRIFTHHPEEVFVQVGRCASTGKDITLCYSAFGNPSDPCILLIMGMNASSLMWDGRFCCYLAAAGFYVIRYDNRDVGLSTRLDEYPSPLILQLALPAWASIGERPIAYTLEDMAEDAAGLLRALKISQAHIVGCSMGGMIAQLLTLRHPEMVSSLCLHSTSAGAPWPKPLLLLNLLDQPANTNDVHSVLDYRVRFFKAVAGDMAFHEHEFRLGMWFDFVRAPSQGGGRRHLAAIARSKDRSAALKAHINRGTNNATNSGNERSSASPLGESTVSSRHIPVVVLHGGKDPLIRLSNAQHLANCINGARLVVFPKMGHYFSKEMYQPIADEIILNARLSAVTMGKTIPS, encoded by the coding sequence ATGGTGGAAAGCGACAGCAGGTTGCCACCGAGCGAGACGGCCATGACCTCAACGTCGCCCGGAATGGTGACAGTGAGATCTGGCAAGCCAGAGGACATAGACCTGCCCCAGGACGTCCTTGACGAGCTTCGCCGCATCTTCACGCATCATCCCGAGGAGGTGTTCGTGCAGGTGGGGCGCTGTGCCAGCACCGGCAAGGACATCACGCTCTGCTACAGCGCCTTTGGCAACCCGTCGGACCCGTGTATTCTCCTCATCATGGGCATGAACGCGTCGTCGCTGATGTGGGACGGCCGATTTTGCTGCTACCTCGCCGCAGCCGGCTTTTACGTGATTCGCTACGACAACCGCGACGTGGGCCTCTCCACCCGCCTTGACGAGTACCCGTCGCCGCTCATCCTTCAGCTGGCACTGCCTGCCTGGGCGTCCATCGGCGAAAGGCCTATAGCGTACACGCTGGAGGACATGGCTGAGGACGCCGCCGGCCTGCTCAGGGCACTGAAGATCAGCCAAGCTCACATTGTCGGCTGCTCGATGGGAGGCATGATTGCGCAGCTGTTGACGTTGCGGCACCCAGAGATGGTGTCAAGCCTCTGCCTGCATTCCACTTCTGCCGGTGCCCCCTGGCCCAAACCGTTGCTCCTGCTGAACCTCCTTGACCAGCCGGCAAACACCAATGATGTGCACTCGGTTCTTGACTACCGCGTACGCTTCTTCAAGGCGGTCGCTGGAGACATGGCCTTCCACGAGCACGAGTTCCGCCTTGGTATGTGGTTCGACTTTGTCCGAGCGCCGTCCCAGGGGGGCGGGCGTCGGCATCTGGCCGCGATTGCCCGTTCCAAGGACCGGAGCGCTGCCCTTAAGGCTCACATTAACCGAGGGACCAACAATGCGACAAACAGCGGCAACGAGCGCAGTAGCGCATCACCGCTGGGTGAGAGCACTGTGTCGTCCCGCCACATccctgtggtggtgctgcacggTGGAAAGGACCCGCTCATTCGCCTCTCCAACGCGCAGCATCTGGCCAACTGCATTAACGGTGCTCGACTGGTAGTCTTTCCGAAGATGGGCCACTACTTTTCCAAGGAGATGTATCAGCCCATCGCCGACGAGATCATTCTGAACGCGCGCCTGAGTGCGGTGACAATGGGCAAGACGATTCCCTCATGA